A stretch of Actinomycetota bacterium DNA encodes these proteins:
- a CDS encoding purine-nucleoside phosphorylase — translation MTDHPSTIEAQDRAAQAAEVLIELTGVPQHDVAIVLGSGWVSAGDALGTTVAEVAMTALPHFTSPVVAGHAGRVRSVDADGVRVLVFFGRTHLYEERGVDAVTHGVRTAAAAGCRTIVLTNGCGGLDPSWQPGTPVLIKDHINFTGTSPLHGAHFVDLTDLYSSRLREICKAIDPTLPEGIYGQFRGPMYETPAEIGMLRAMGGTLVGMSTALEAIVARSLGMEILGISLVTNLAAGMSGEALNHEEVLAAGKAASTSMGVLLGQVVRELG, via the coding sequence GTGACCGATCATCCAAGCACCATTGAGGCCCAGGATCGTGCGGCGCAGGCCGCTGAAGTGCTGATTGAACTCACCGGTGTACCCCAACACGATGTTGCCATTGTGCTGGGATCCGGGTGGGTGTCGGCAGGGGATGCCTTGGGCACAACGGTGGCCGAGGTCGCGATGACTGCGCTGCCGCACTTCACCTCTCCAGTTGTTGCCGGTCATGCCGGCCGGGTGCGCAGCGTTGATGCTGACGGTGTTCGCGTCCTGGTGTTCTTCGGGCGCACGCATCTGTACGAGGAGCGGGGCGTTGACGCTGTGACGCACGGTGTGCGAACTGCCGCTGCTGCCGGCTGCCGCACCATCGTGCTGACCAATGGCTGCGGCGGGCTGGATCCCAGCTGGCAACCGGGCACTCCGGTGCTGATCAAGGATCACATCAACTTCACCGGCACCTCACCACTGCACGGTGCGCACTTTGTGGACCTCACCGATCTCTACAGCAGCCGACTGCGCGAGATCTGCAAGGCCATTGATCCAACCCTGCCCGAAGGAATCTACGGGCAGTTCCGCGGACCCATGTATGAGACTCCCGCTGAAATCGGCATGTTGCGAGCCATGGGTGGAACCCTGGTCGGCATGAGCACGGCACTTGAGGCAATCGTGGCTCGGTCACTTGGTATGGAGATTCTCGGGATCTCCTTGGTCACCAACCTCGCCGCGGGAATGAGCGGTGAAGCGCTCAATCATGAAGAGGTGCTGGCGGCCGGCAAAGCAGCCTCAACCTCAATGGGAGTCCTGCTGGGCCAAGTTGTTCGGGAGTTGGGGTGA
- a CDS encoding phospho-sugar mutase, which produces MTHDLGRTLGAAQDWLDNDPDPQTQAELATLIATAQAGSHQALAALDNAFATRLSFGTAGIRGALGPGPNRMNRVVVRQTAAGLARYLRAHGGGSVVIGHDARHRSADFAHDLASVLTQSGLSVMVLPRALPTPVLAFAIRWLGCAAGVMVTASHNPPRDNGIKVYLGDGSQIVAPVDAEISAEIDREVELRHLAQDDPDAEWLTLDEQVVEAYIDTATALVADSHHRNVRAVYTAMHGVGGVLLERVFARAGFPPVIPVPEQFQPDADFPTVAFPNPEEPGAMDLALALAREQAVDLIIASDPDADRCAIGIPDTGDSAWRMLSGDEVGWLLGWWMLQRGARGTLAQSLVSGSMLEAIAKSAGVDYDQTLTGFKWISRVPNLAYGYEEALGYCVDPANVRDKDGITAALLFAEMAASIKAKGQTIQGLLDQLALEHGVYATSQVSVRVNDPAQITKSMQALRSNPPTSIGGFTVIGVDDLELPTDGLPPTDGLRFNLDDGGRVIVRPSGTEPKVKCYLQVVERVQGGDVRAAREAAGAALSRIAADARTWLG; this is translated from the coding sequence GTGACCCACGATCTGGGCCGGACTCTTGGTGCGGCTCAGGACTGGCTCGACAATGATCCTGATCCGCAGACTCAGGCCGAATTGGCCACCCTCATCGCCACCGCGCAGGCCGGCTCCCACCAAGCTCTGGCAGCGCTTGACAATGCCTTCGCAACGCGATTGAGCTTTGGCACTGCCGGTATCCGTGGTGCCCTAGGGCCCGGGCCCAATCGGATGAATCGCGTGGTTGTTCGACAAACGGCTGCTGGTTTGGCCCGCTACCTGCGAGCGCATGGCGGGGGCTCAGTTGTCATCGGTCACGATGCCCGCCACCGATCAGCTGATTTCGCACATGATCTGGCGTCAGTGCTGACCCAGTCAGGGCTCAGTGTCATGGTGCTGCCGCGAGCCTTGCCCACTCCTGTGCTCGCATTTGCCATTCGATGGCTCGGGTGCGCGGCCGGCGTCATGGTCACGGCCAGCCACAATCCGCCTCGCGACAATGGCATCAAGGTCTACCTCGGCGACGGATCTCAGATCGTGGCGCCAGTTGATGCCGAGATCAGTGCGGAGATTGATCGAGAAGTCGAGCTGCGCCATCTGGCACAAGACGATCCTGATGCCGAGTGGCTCACCTTGGACGAACAGGTGGTCGAGGCATACATCGACACTGCAACGGCGCTCGTCGCTGATTCGCATCATCGCAATGTTCGTGCTGTGTACACCGCAATGCATGGTGTGGGCGGAGTGCTGCTTGAACGAGTCTTCGCACGAGCCGGTTTTCCGCCAGTGATACCGGTACCCGAGCAATTCCAGCCCGACGCAGACTTCCCAACCGTTGCATTTCCCAATCCCGAAGAGCCAGGCGCGATGGATCTGGCATTGGCATTGGCTCGCGAGCAGGCAGTTGATCTCATCATCGCCAGCGATCCCGATGCCGACCGCTGCGCCATCGGCATCCCCGATACAGGCGACTCTGCTTGGCGCATGCTCAGTGGCGATGAAGTGGGCTGGCTGCTTGGTTGGTGGATGCTGCAACGCGGCGCTCGCGGAACACTGGCCCAGTCGCTGGTCTCCGGCTCGATGCTGGAAGCCATTGCCAAGTCAGCTGGAGTGGACTACGACCAGACTCTGACCGGCTTCAAATGGATAAGCCGAGTGCCCAATCTGGCCTATGGCTATGAAGAAGCGCTCGGCTACTGCGTGGACCCGGCCAATGTGCGCGACAAGGACGGCATCACCGCAGCACTGCTGTTCGCCGAAATGGCGGCGAGCATCAAGGCCAAGGGCCAGACCATTCAAGGCCTCCTTGATCAGTTGGCCCTTGAGCACGGCGTCTATGCCACCTCGCAGGTGTCAGTGCGAGTGAACGATCCGGCACAGATCACCAAGTCAATGCAGGCGTTGAGAAGCAATCCGCCTACTTCTATCGGTGGCTTCACGGTGATCGGTGTTGATGACCTCGAGCTGCCCACCGATGGATTGCCGCCGACCGATGGCCTGCGCTTCAACCTGGACGATGGCGGGCGGGTGATCGTGCGCCCAAGCGGCACTGAGCCCAAGGTCAAGTGCTACCTGCAAGTCGTGGAGCGGGTGCAAGGCGGTGACGTCCGCGCGGCCCGCGAGGCTGCCGGAGCCGCCCTGTCCAGGATCGCCGCGGACGCGCGCACATGGCTAGGGTGA
- the deoC gene encoding deoxyribose-phosphate aldolase, translating to MRSLVLGLPGVDEVGAHSRIAMLGTRSIKTTAKSWAIDTAISMVDLTTLEGMDTAGKVRALCAKAKHPDPLDPSVPHVAAVCVYGDMVATARAEVGSTLHVAAVATAFPSGRAELDVKLADTQHAVAAGADEIDMVIDRGAFLEGDLAMVFDQIKAVKQVCGAAHLKVILETGELQTLDNVRRASWLAMLAGADFIKTSTGKVTPAATLPVTLVMLEAIRDYFEITGRRIGMKPAGGIRTSKDAIKYLVLVNETLGEDWLNPDLFRFGASTLLNDLLQQRQRMSTGHYSGPDYVTID from the coding sequence ATGCGCAGTCTCGTCCTTGGCCTGCCCGGGGTGGATGAAGTTGGCGCGCATAGTCGTATTGCCATGCTCGGCACTCGCTCGATCAAGACCACTGCAAAGAGCTGGGCCATTGACACCGCCATCAGCATGGTCGACCTCACGACCTTGGAAGGCATGGATACCGCTGGCAAGGTCCGCGCGCTATGCGCCAAGGCCAAGCACCCCGACCCGCTTGACCCGTCAGTGCCGCATGTGGCTGCGGTGTGCGTGTACGGCGACATGGTTGCAACCGCACGCGCTGAGGTCGGCAGCACCCTGCACGTGGCAGCAGTTGCCACTGCATTCCCAAGTGGCCGGGCTGAACTCGATGTGAAACTCGCCGATACCCAGCACGCGGTTGCCGCCGGCGCTGACGAGATTGACATGGTCATTGATCGTGGAGCATTTCTCGAGGGCGATCTCGCGATGGTCTTCGATCAGATCAAAGCTGTGAAGCAGGTCTGCGGTGCCGCTCACCTGAAGGTGATTCTCGAAACCGGTGAACTGCAGACTCTGGACAATGTTCGCCGCGCCAGCTGGCTGGCGATGCTCGCCGGTGCCGACTTCATCAAGACCTCAACTGGCAAGGTCACACCTGCAGCGACCTTGCCAGTCACCCTGGTGATGCTGGAAGCCATTCGCGATTACTTCGAGATCACTGGTCGCCGAATCGGCATGAAGCCAGCGGGCGGGATCCGCACGAGCAAGGACGCAATCAAGTACCTGGTGCTGGTCAACGAGACTCTCGGCGAGGACTGGCTGAATCCGGATCTGTTCCGATTCGGCGCGTCCACTTTGCTCAACGATCTGCTCCAGCAGCGCCAACGCATGAGCACCGGCCACTACTCCGGCCCCGACTACGTCACGATCGATTAA
- a CDS encoding aldehyde dehydrogenase family protein codes for MAFEYAPAPESRSIVSIAPSYGLFINGEFVDGAKTFETINPATEEVLSMVTEADEADVQAAVKAARTAYSKVWSRMSGRERAKYLFRIARIIQERARELAVLESLDNGKPIRESRDVDVPLVAAHFFYYAGWADKLEYAGLGTEPKALGVVGQVIPWNFPLLMLAWKIAPALAAGNTVVLKPAETTSLTALLFAEICQQADLPPGVVNIVTGAGETGRLLVEHPDVNKVAFTGSTNVGRSIQRALAGSGKGLSLELGGKAANIVFEDAAMDEAIEGIVNGIFFNQGQVCCAGSRLLVQESVADEVIHALKRRLATLRLGDPLDKNTDIGAINSRRQLDRITELTAVGDAEGAERWTAECAIPEAGFWFAPTIFTNVTQAHRIARDEIFGPVLSVLTFRTPEEALEKANNTPYGLSAGIWTEKGSRILWMANRLRAGVVWANTFNRFDPASPFGGYKESGFGREGGVHGLAPYLQDHAKGVSA; via the coding sequence ATGGCATTTGAGTACGCACCGGCCCCCGAGTCGCGGTCGATCGTGAGCATCGCCCCGAGTTACGGACTGTTCATCAACGGTGAGTTCGTCGATGGAGCAAAGACCTTCGAGACGATCAATCCCGCCACTGAAGAAGTGCTCTCGATGGTGACGGAGGCAGACGAGGCTGACGTCCAGGCAGCGGTGAAGGCGGCGCGCACGGCCTACAGCAAGGTCTGGTCACGGATGTCGGGCCGCGAACGAGCCAAGTACCTGTTCCGCATTGCCCGCATCATTCAAGAGCGTGCTCGTGAGCTTGCGGTACTTGAATCTCTCGACAACGGCAAGCCCATTCGTGAGTCCCGCGATGTCGACGTGCCCCTGGTGGCGGCCCATTTCTTCTATTACGCGGGCTGGGCAGACAAGTTGGAGTACGCCGGGCTCGGCACCGAGCCCAAGGCCCTTGGTGTCGTGGGTCAGGTCATCCCCTGGAACTTTCCGCTGCTCATGCTGGCCTGGAAGATCGCACCAGCTCTGGCAGCCGGCAACACCGTGGTCTTGAAGCCAGCCGAGACCACATCACTGACGGCACTGCTGTTCGCTGAGATCTGCCAGCAGGCAGATCTGCCACCTGGCGTGGTCAACATCGTCACTGGAGCCGGCGAAACCGGTCGACTGCTTGTGGAGCATCCCGATGTGAACAAGGTTGCCTTCACCGGCAGCACCAACGTTGGTCGCTCCATCCAACGAGCGCTCGCCGGCAGCGGTAAAGGCCTGAGTCTGGAGCTCGGCGGTAAGGCTGCCAACATCGTTTTTGAGGATGCGGCCATGGACGAGGCCATCGAGGGCATCGTCAATGGCATCTTCTTCAACCAAGGTCAGGTGTGCTGCGCAGGCAGTCGGCTTCTGGTGCAGGAGTCAGTTGCCGACGAGGTCATTCATGCCCTGAAGCGTCGGCTGGCGACTTTGCGTCTGGGTGATCCACTGGATAAGAACACCGATATCGGAGCCATCAACTCACGCCGGCAACTGGACCGCATCACAGAACTGACAGCGGTCGGAGATGCCGAGGGCGCCGAGCGGTGGACCGCCGAATGTGCAATCCCCGAAGCAGGCTTCTGGTTCGCGCCCACCATCTTCACCAATGTCACGCAAGCACACCGCATTGCACGAGATGAGATCTTCGGCCCCGTGTTGTCGGTCCTGACCTTCCGCACACCCGAGGAAGCACTCGAGAAGGCGAACAACACTCCATATGGGCTCAGCGCGGGCATCTGGACTGAGAAGGGAAGCCGGATCCTGTGGATGGCCAACCGCCTGCGCGCGGGTGTCGTGTGGGCCAATACCTTCAATCGCTTTGACCCGGCCAGCCCCTTTGGTGGCTACAAGGAGTCCGGCTTCGGTCGCGAAGGCGGGGTGCATGGGCTTGCTCCCTACTTGCAGGATCATGCGAAAGGAGTCAGCGCATGA
- a CDS encoding aldehyde dehydrogenase family protein — protein sequence MSRLEVRKTYKLYVGGQFPRSESGRVFEVNAADGEFVTNMAKASRKDARDAVLAARKGFHSWSSATAYNRGQVMYRIAEVMEGRSAQFADELQLLGGGSAKKARLEVEQAIDRMVWYAGWADKLTQVVGTANPVAGPYFNFSIPEPTGVVVAAAPSTPALLGLVNVLAPIIVSGNSAIIVASETRPIAAITMAEVLDSSDVPAGAVNILTGSGAEILPWLASHADVNALDLSGVADAELAVELEREAAGTLKRVLRTSTPADQTPSLQQMIAFLEIKTVWHPMGL from the coding sequence ATGAGTCGACTCGAAGTGCGAAAGACCTACAAGCTCTATGTCGGCGGGCAGTTCCCCCGGAGCGAGTCCGGACGAGTATTTGAAGTCAACGCAGCCGATGGCGAGTTCGTGACCAATATGGCCAAGGCGAGCCGCAAGGACGCGCGCGACGCTGTTCTGGCGGCACGCAAAGGTTTCCACTCCTGGTCATCAGCAACTGCGTACAACCGCGGCCAGGTCATGTATCGCATCGCTGAGGTGATGGAAGGTCGAAGCGCGCAGTTCGCCGACGAGCTTCAGTTGCTCGGTGGAGGTTCAGCCAAGAAGGCTCGACTTGAAGTTGAGCAGGCCATCGACCGAATGGTCTGGTACGCCGGTTGGGCCGACAAGCTGACCCAGGTTGTCGGCACCGCAAATCCAGTGGCCGGGCCGTACTTCAACTTCTCCATCCCCGAGCCGACCGGTGTCGTGGTTGCCGCTGCTCCGTCAACTCCAGCGCTGCTCGGATTGGTCAATGTGCTGGCGCCGATCATCGTCAGCGGTAATTCGGCGATCATCGTTGCCAGTGAGACTCGGCCGATTGCGGCCATCACCATGGCCGAGGTGCTGGACAGCAGCGACGTACCCGCTGGAGCAGTGAACATCCTGACCGGCAGCGGGGCTGAGATTCTGCCTTGGCTTGCCAGTCACGCTGACGTCAACGCACTTGACCTCAGCGGAGTGGCGGACGCCGAACTCGCCGTTGAGCTTGAGCGGGAGGCGGCCGGCACATTGAAGCGGGTGCTGCGCACTAGTACGCCAGCTGACCAGACTCCGAGCCTGCAGCAGATGATCGCCTTCCTGGAGATCAAGACTGTGTGGCACCCAATGGGCCTGTAA
- a CDS encoding adenosine deaminase: MVDAGSFAPVPADLIARAPKVLLHDHLDGGLRPSTVIELAADSGYSELPATQPEALASWFADAAYSGSLERYLETFKHTVGVTQTQAALRRVARECAIDLAADGVVYAEVRYAPELHTQLGLTLPSIVEAVLAGFAEGEREAAKLGQSIRVGVLLTAMRTATHSREIAELSVAFRDRGVVGFDIAGAEAGFPPTRHLDAFEYLRRENAHFTIHAGEAFGLPSIWEAIQWCGADRLGHGVRIVDDITIEADGEVTLGRLAAYVRDRRIPLEMCPSSNVQTAAAPSIAEHPIGLLRRLGFRVTVNTDNRLMSGTSMTHEMQLLCDAFHYGLDDLQWFTVNAMKSAFLPFDERLQIINEQIKPAYAELRAVLADRLINGQSSLTGPLGATQS; encoded by the coding sequence ATGGTTGATGCCGGTAGTTTCGCGCCCGTCCCTGCAGATCTGATTGCGCGAGCCCCAAAGGTTCTGCTGCACGATCACCTTGATGGGGGACTTCGTCCTTCAACTGTCATCGAGTTGGCTGCAGATTCCGGATATTCCGAACTCCCGGCGACACAACCAGAAGCACTTGCCTCATGGTTCGCCGATGCTGCGTACTCCGGATCCCTGGAGCGCTACCTGGAGACCTTCAAGCACACTGTTGGCGTCACGCAGACCCAAGCGGCGCTTCGTCGAGTTGCACGCGAATGTGCAATCGATCTCGCTGCCGATGGCGTGGTCTATGCCGAGGTTCGCTACGCACCTGAGTTGCACACTCAGCTTGGGCTCACGCTGCCGAGCATTGTCGAAGCGGTGCTCGCCGGCTTTGCCGAGGGAGAGCGCGAGGCCGCCAAGCTTGGCCAGTCGATCCGGGTTGGTGTGCTGCTCACCGCCATGCGCACCGCAACGCACTCGCGCGAGATTGCCGAGCTCTCGGTTGCCTTCCGCGACCGCGGGGTCGTGGGATTCGATATTGCTGGTGCGGAGGCTGGCTTTCCGCCCACTCGACATCTGGATGCATTTGAATACCTGCGGCGAGAGAACGCGCACTTCACCATCCACGCCGGCGAGGCCTTTGGGCTACCGAGCATCTGGGAAGCCATCCAATGGTGCGGCGCCGATCGCCTTGGACATGGAGTACGGATCGTTGATGACATCACCATCGAGGCCGACGGCGAGGTCACTCTTGGTCGACTTGCTGCATACGTCCGCGATCGACGCATTCCCCTTGAGATGTGCCCGAGTTCCAATGTGCAGACTGCGGCCGCGCCGTCGATTGCAGAGCACCCCATTGGCCTGCTGCGCAGACTGGGCTTTCGGGTCACCGTCAATACTGACAACCGCCTGATGTCAGGCACTTCGATGACACATGAGATGCAACTGCTCTGCGATGCCTTCCATTACGGCCTGGATGACTTGCAGTGGTTCACCGTCAATGCCATGAAGAGCGCGTTTCTGCCCTTCGACGAGCGACTTCAGATTATCAACGAGCAGATCAAGCCTGCCTACGCAGAACTGCGCGCAGTGCTTGCCGATCGCCTGATCAACGGCCAGTCCAGCCTTACAGGCCCATTGGGTGCCACACAGTCTTGA
- a CDS encoding thymidine phosphorylase: MLEPFAAVDVIRAKRDRNVLTDPQIDWVIDAYVRGVVADEQMAALAMAIFINGMNEHETVRWTTAMIDSGERMDFTHLPRPTVDKHSTGGVGDKITLPLVPVVAACGGAVPQLSGRGLGHTGGTLDKLESIPGWRALLSNDEMMQILTEVGGVICAAGDGLAPADKKLYALRDVTATVESIPLIASSIMSKKIAEGAGGLVLDVKTGSGAFMSQPELARELAQTMVRIGNDSGLRTRALITAMDVPLGWAIGNALEVQESVDVLAGAGPADVIELTLTLAREMLDLAGIDADPEKTLKDGTAMDCWNRMIRAQGGDPTAALPKSHESQEVLATQSGIITHMDALSLGIAAWRLGAGRARKEDPVSAGAGITLHVKPGDAVQAGDPILTMYADDAARIPQASEALQGAIEVGPADSIVKRLPLILERITG; this comes from the coding sequence ATGCTTGAGCCGTTTGCAGCGGTCGATGTCATTCGAGCAAAGCGCGATCGCAATGTGCTCACCGACCCGCAGATCGACTGGGTGATCGACGCCTACGTCCGTGGGGTGGTGGCCGATGAGCAGATGGCAGCGCTGGCCATGGCGATCTTCATCAACGGGATGAATGAGCATGAGACAGTCCGATGGACAACGGCGATGATCGACAGCGGCGAGCGAATGGATTTCACGCATCTTCCGCGTCCCACTGTCGACAAGCATTCAACCGGCGGAGTCGGTGACAAGATCACTTTGCCATTGGTACCCGTTGTAGCTGCATGCGGCGGTGCAGTGCCGCAACTCAGTGGTCGCGGTCTTGGTCACACCGGCGGCACTTTGGACAAACTCGAGTCCATCCCCGGCTGGCGCGCGTTGTTGAGCAACGACGAAATGATGCAGATCCTCACTGAAGTTGGTGGCGTCATCTGTGCGGCAGGCGATGGTCTGGCTCCTGCTGACAAGAAGCTCTACGCACTGCGAGATGTCACGGCGACTGTCGAGAGCATTCCGCTGATTGCCAGCAGCATCATGAGCAAGAAGATTGCTGAAGGCGCCGGTGGGCTTGTCCTTGATGTGAAGACTGGATCAGGGGCCTTCATGAGTCAGCCGGAGTTGGCTCGTGAACTCGCCCAGACCATGGTGCGCATCGGCAATGACTCAGGCTTGCGCACCCGTGCCCTGATCACGGCCATGGATGTTCCGCTGGGATGGGCCATCGGCAACGCACTTGAAGTGCAGGAATCCGTTGACGTGCTGGCCGGCGCAGGCCCCGCCGATGTCATCGAACTCACCTTGACTTTGGCTCGCGAGATGCTGGATCTTGCCGGCATTGATGCGGATCCAGAGAAGACTCTGAAGGACGGCACGGCGATGGATTGCTGGAACCGGATGATCAGGGCGCAGGGCGGGGATCCCACGGCAGCGCTTCCGAAATCGCACGAGAGCCAAGAGGTGTTGGCCACCCAGTCCGGCATCATCACCCACATGGATGCCCTCAGCCTTGGCATCGCAGCCTGGCGCTTGGGTGCGGGTCGAGCGCGCAAGGAGGATCCAGTCTCAGCCGGCGCCGGGATCACCTTGCATGTGAAGCCAGGCGATGCTGTCCAAGCCGGCGATCCGATCCTGACCATGTATGCCGATGACGCAGCCCGCATTCCCCAGGCCTCAGAGGCCCTTCAGGGCGCAATTGAGGTAGGTCCGGCAGATTCAATCGTCAAGCGCCTGCCGCTGATTCTCGAACGCATCACGGGCTGA
- a CDS encoding cytidine deaminase yields MGVDWEGLHSAAVEIMSKAYAPYSHFKVGVAGLMDDGRIVTGCNVENASYGLTLCAECGMVSSIHATGGGLLTAISCVDQHGNALMPCGRCRQLLWEHGSASTQIMTPEGVLTLAEILPQAFGPSDLITRSEDSHA; encoded by the coding sequence ATGGGCGTGGACTGGGAAGGCCTGCACTCGGCCGCTGTGGAGATCATGAGCAAGGCCTATGCGCCCTACTCGCACTTCAAGGTCGGCGTCGCTGGACTCATGGACGATGGACGCATCGTGACTGGCTGCAATGTGGAGAACGCGTCGTACGGCCTGACTCTGTGCGCTGAATGCGGGATGGTGTCCAGCATCCACGCCACGGGTGGCGGATTGCTCACTGCGATCTCATGCGTGGATCAGCATGGCAACGCGCTCATGCCGTGTGGTCGGTGCCGGCAGTTGCTGTGGGAGCACGGCAGTGCAAGCACGCAGATCATGACGCCAGAAGGTGTGCTCACCTTGGCCGAGATCCTGCCTCAAGCCTTTGGCCCATCTGATCTCATTACCCGTTCGGAGGATTCCCATGCTTGA